In Phaseolus vulgaris cultivar G19833 chromosome 7, P. vulgaris v2.0, whole genome shotgun sequence, the genomic stretch GCCTTGCCACGTCCGATTCCTCCACCGCCTTCCCCACTCCGATCACTTCCGCCAACTCCTTCTTCACCTTCCGCATCGCCTCCGGGCTGTGCATCAGTTCCGTCATTGTCCGTTCTAAGCCGTAGGCCGTTGTATCAGTCCCCGCAACCAGGAGATCCTGTCACCAATTAACAAATTACGTTCACACCGCATGCTTCTTTTGATAAGTACGGATGCATTTTTATATGACCTaagataaataaacaaatagatTTTTCatatctttatattttaaaatttgaatggtTAGTAGTAGTAGAAGATACAGATCCCAATGAAACacaacaaaattaagaaagagaTAAGATAAAGAGAGGAATGTATATACATACAAGGAATAAATGTTTTATCTGCTTTCTATGTATGTTCTCGCTGCTCTTTTCAGAAATATCAAGCAAGATCTCAAGCATGTCATGGCTGGTGACATAATTCTTCTCTTGCCTCTTCTTCAACCGTTCATCGATTATGGGGTCCAACACATCGAACAACTTGTCTATGTAATTGGTGGTGTGTCTTCTTATACCTTGTGGATCAAATATCCTCAAGAAGGGGAAGTAATCCACCAAGTTTGGAGTTCCTGTTGCTTTCAAGAGAGTCCCCACAACGTGCTTGTACTCACCATTACCTACCGAGGGAACAAAATCCTGTGACACAAAAGTGTAGGACAAAAAGTTAATGCAGGCCATGAATGCTGCTCTCCCAATATCCACCACTTCGCCCTTAAGGCTACTTTGGCGGATATCACTCAGCAGATCCTGCAGTTTCCTGCGTCTAAGGTCTTGGCTTGCGTCAAGGGTTTTGACGGAAAACAAGTTTCCGTGGCAAATTTTTCTCAGTTCTTGCCAAAGGGGTGAGACAGGGAGAAAGACCAGGCTGTAATGGTTGTGGTTGTACGATGTTGTGATGTCGGGGTTTGTTCTGTCGGAGAACAGGGCGTCATGGGTTTGGAGAATCTCTTGGGCTACGATCGTTGAAGAGATTACTATGGTAGTTGATTGGCCTATCGTGAAACGCATTATGGGGCCATAGAATTTGGCAAGCTTGGCCATTGTTTGCTGTGGCTTCTTGTACAGTTGACGAGAGTTTCTGATGATGGTGAGGAGGGATGGTCCTGGTGGAAGCTGTCTTGATTTTCTGCTCCTTGCATGCAGTGAACGAAGAGCATGCATGATGGTGCATGCCAACATGATGATCAGTGTACTGGCTACAGTATCCATCTCTGTGgtgaaaatagaagaaaaaaagtataagatatattttgaatattgtgtTAGCTAATAGACAACTATGGAGAAAAATAATTGCAATAAATGGACACAGAGAGACGTGTAAGGTTCAATCTAATGGCTAAGTTCATACTTCACTTTTTTTCAGATCTATAaacatattaatatataaacacttaaaaatgattgttcatttttattttgtgttttgaaatGAGTGGCAGCTTTGGCATGTGGGTTGAAGATGGTGTTTTTAGGGTGTAGCAGCTGCAAGATCTTGTCAGAAATTTAAAACATGTATGATGATATGATCATGTGATGATAAGAAAGGCAAGGAAAAGACTGAAGTAATCGAGAGAGAAGTGCTGAGAAAATGACTCACTTTCTCAAGCACTAAAATGGATACGAAACTTCCCAAGGATTCTCCTCCTTATATAGAATCAAAGCTCCCTCAGGTAATTATTAGAATTATCACCACTCAAATCACAATCACGTGTGTTTTACTTTGAACACTGATAAAACATTTATCAGAGAAAAATTATACTTTCACATGTTtctcttatttttgttttataactatttttaataataaaatattatatttacttaataaaagtaaatataaacaaaattttgaaataataataataataatatatttgataatataaaatatgtgtGAAAATATCATCTTTTTGACACCCAATCAATtataataatacaataatatttttcattaaaaataaaataaatataattaaaataataattaattaagtcGTGAAGTTTATGTACTTTATGTGTATAGTGTTGTGTTTGGTGTTAGGACCTTGATACTTTGATACTCCAAAAACACATTCTTaacatacaaataaaataatattttaataatttttatttttatttttaatttaaaattattataatattattataaaggatTGTTGAATAGTGTTATTTACTGTGTGGAATGTCGACAAAAACATTTCATTGGTGTTAAAGTATCACTTATCAAATCAAATGTAGTACTATAATACAAAGTGGTTATATGTCAACATTACAAACAGttgataaattaataaaataatatttaatatatttttaaattttaaatattattatattatccTTTTTTTGTcataaaaggaaaatattttttgacacttaaattttattttaacacccaatcaattataataatataataatatttttaattaaaataaaattaatataattaaaataataatttattagaaTGTGAAGTGTATGTATTTTATATGTATACTGTTATGTATGGTGTTAAAGTATCATTATTTGTTGTGGATAGCAATTTTTTTACTCTAGtatataatcatatttttttctaaaattttaatttttatatgaaatgataaaagtttttttttatatcattaaatTGAAGATTATATAGAATAACAGGTTgtcaatatataattatatattgttcTTTCTTGAATCAAATGCAGCACTAATCTGTTAGACTTGTTGCACATTGATACATTGATTAAACACTGCGCTTTCTTGTACCTTCTCTCAGGCTATTACACATATCttattggaaaatattttcaaaaagttATTACAATccaatttaataatataacaatatatattaaaaaattaaatcaaaaaatattattatttgaatttatcaAAATgacctttttattttatttggtaATACTTTATTtggattagaaaaaaaataagaaagaaaagttgtttgaattaaGATATAAAAAGTCCATaagaaaagtttattgaagttataaaaaattagaaatacagtaaattttaatatattaaaaaaaattatccataatatatttagatataaaaagtaatattattttatatttacatttttattaaattataatattattatataaattaatatttttattataaataactatattattattaattattt encodes the following:
- the LOC137828985 gene encoding geraniol 8-hydroxylase-like; translation: MDTVASTLIIMLACTIMHALRSLHARSRKSRQLPPGPSLLTIIRNSRQLYKKPQQTMAKLAKFYGPIMRFTIGQSTTIVISSTIVAQEILQTHDALFSDRTNPDITTSYNHNHYSLVFLPVSPLWQELRKICHGNLFSVKTLDASQDLRRRKLQDLLSDIRQSSLKGEVVDIGRAAFMACINFLSYTFVSQDFVPSVGNGEYKHVVGTLLKATGTPNLVDYFPFLRIFDPQGIRRHTTNYIDKLFDVLDPIIDERLKKRQEKNYVTSHDMLEILLDISEKSSENIHRKQIKHLFLDLLVAGTDTTAYGLERTMTELMHSPEAMRKVKKELAEVIGVGKAVEESDVARLPYLQAVIKESLRMHPPAPLLLPRRAKTEVEVCGLTVPKGAQVLINEWAIGRSPEVWEDAHVFSPERFLDSEIDVKGRHFKLTPFGSGRRICPGSPLAVRMLHLMLGSLVNSFDWKLENNMEPEDMDLDESLRAIPFLL